One Nocardia iowensis DNA window includes the following coding sequences:
- a CDS encoding HpcH/HpaI aldolase/citrate lyase family protein, protein MNVDPCLFFVPASRVDTLLKNVPRHSIALVLDLEDSVPKHAKPTARARLADVDLSGTGLSGVTLRINSIETPDGLLDIQTILALDGEVGGLPIQTILVPKIITGRDVAIYRSLLSGLVDPPEICSIIETLDAVENVFDIAAASNGLIFGPSDLVAEMWAPDESYLSHARARLCIAASRYGLPAIDGNSFELWDTDVIRAQCEAAKQCGFTGKAAIHPRQVEPIVETFAVDPEQLDRYRQTIKDYEADDAGFAVTKDRVLAPPFVLKARRMLALYDGNARPIR, encoded by the coding sequence ATGAACGTCGACCCGTGCCTGTTCTTCGTGCCTGCATCCCGCGTCGACACTTTGCTCAAAAACGTTCCGCGGCACTCGATCGCGCTGGTACTCGACCTCGAGGACTCGGTCCCGAAACACGCGAAACCCACCGCCCGCGCGCGGCTCGCCGACGTCGACTTGTCCGGGACCGGGCTGTCCGGCGTCACGTTGCGCATCAACAGCATCGAAACACCCGACGGGCTGCTCGACATCCAGACCATCCTGGCGCTCGACGGGGAGGTCGGCGGACTACCCATCCAAACGATCCTGGTGCCGAAAATCATCACCGGCCGCGACGTAGCCATCTACCGCTCACTGCTGTCCGGACTGGTCGACCCGCCCGAAATCTGCAGCATCATCGAAACATTGGACGCGGTCGAGAACGTCTTCGACATCGCGGCGGCGAGCAACGGGCTCATTTTCGGGCCCTCCGACCTGGTCGCCGAGATGTGGGCACCGGACGAGTCCTACCTGTCCCACGCGCGGGCCAGATTGTGCATCGCCGCGTCCCGTTACGGTCTGCCCGCCATCGACGGGAACTCCTTCGAACTCTGGGACACCGACGTCATTCGAGCCCAGTGTGAGGCCGCGAAGCAATGCGGTTTCACCGGCAAGGCGGCCATACATCCCAGACAGGTCGAACCGATCGTCGAGACGTTCGCCGTCGACCCGGAACAACTGGATCGCTACCGCCAGACGATCAAGGACTACGAAGCCGACGACGCGGGCTTCGCCGTCACCAAGGACCGGGTACTCGCCCCGCCTTTCGTCCTGAAGGCCCGGCGCATGCTCGCGCTCTACGACGGGAACGCCCGCCCGATCCGCTGA
- a CDS encoding MaoC family dehydratase produces MNDPTLLAYIEVEPGRFREDPGLRYEDYVVGHVFEHRPGRTITTTDNIWSSLLCLNQHPLHIDAVYAAETEFNQLLVSSLVTFGIVNGMTVKTISQQAVANLGWDKVRLNAPVFVGDTLYAETRIVDKRPSASRPGEGIVTVHTTGRNQNGVQVIEFDRSLLASMRHPAGHPAEEVDALSGGKARS; encoded by the coding sequence ATGAACGATCCGACGCTGTTGGCATACATCGAAGTCGAGCCAGGACGGTTTCGCGAAGACCCGGGCTTGCGCTACGAGGACTACGTCGTCGGCCACGTCTTCGAACACCGTCCCGGCCGGACGATCACCACCACGGACAACATCTGGAGCTCGCTGCTCTGCCTCAACCAGCACCCGCTCCACATCGACGCGGTCTACGCCGCCGAAACCGAGTTCAACCAACTGCTGGTATCCAGCCTGGTGACCTTCGGGATCGTCAACGGCATGACGGTCAAAACCATCAGCCAGCAGGCCGTCGCAAACCTCGGCTGGGACAAGGTCCGGCTCAACGCCCCCGTATTCGTCGGAGACACGCTGTACGCCGAGACCAGGATCGTCGACAAACGACCGTCGGCCTCCCGGCCGGGCGAAGGCATCGTCACCGTCCACACCACCGGCCGCAACCAAAACGGCGTCCAGGTCATCGAATTCGACCGCAGCCTGCTCGCGTCCATGCGACACCCGGCAGGCCACCCCGCCGAGGAAGTAGACGCACTGTCCGGTGGGAAGGCTCGATCATGA